From the Flavobacterium gyeonganense genome, the window GAAGCCATGGTTCAGGATGTCTTTGAATACTGTCAGGCAAATAATTTAGACAAAATCGATTTGCTTGGGCATTCCATGGGCGGAAAAGTAGCAATGCTCTTCGCAGCAACACATCCCGAAATTGTAGATAAATTAATTGTAGCAGATATAGGCCCGAAATTCTATAAACAGCATCATCAGGGTATTTTGGCTGGTTTGAATGCAGTCGATTTTTCAGTGAAACCAAGCCGTGCGGATGTTGAAGAAATTGTAGCCAAATATGTGCCTGATTTTGGAACCCGTCAGTTTCTTTTGAAAAATTTATATTGGGCAACCCCAGGGCAATTGGCTTTCAGGTTTAATCTGGAAGTTTTTAATAACAATCTCGATGCAATTGGGAAACCTTTGGCAGAAGGTTTGGTTTTCGATAAACCAACTTTGT encodes:
- a CDS encoding alpha/beta fold hydrolase, translated to MLYSKIEGEGKPFVIMHGFLGMSDNWKTLAGQYVEAGFQVHILDLRNHGRSFHSDEWSYEAMVQDVFEYCQANNLDKIDLLGHSMGGKVAMLFAATHPEIVDKLIVADIGPKFYKQHHQGILAGLNAVDFSVKPSRADVEEIVAKYVPDFGTRQFLLKNLYWATPGQLAFRFNLEVFNNNLDAIGKPLAEGLVFDKPTLFIRGGNSNYILDSDVDAIKQHFPDLQLETIPNAGHWLHAENPKMFFDLTTAFLKS